A genome region from Flavobacterium sp. CFS9 includes the following:
- a CDS encoding energy transducer TonB: MKLDIIKNQWLDIVFEGRNKIYGAYELRKSNGKTTVKSLVIGSIIFSFAVAAPLIASYLPDSSEDEINTDIKIATVKLPPKKEEVKPNQPPPPPPPPKVDQVKFVKPVVAKANEVTEDPPKIEELKDKKVGAETIKGDPDAVLTVDEPVGKGPVTEIIQEDNNVYNTAGIEVKPDFPGGIEKFYKFVGNNYKTPEEEGLKGKVYVTFVVEKDGSLTDIKVLRDIGYGTGAEAIRVLKKCPKWTPGEQNGKKVRVLYSLPITIQSAE; this comes from the coding sequence ATGAAATTAGATATAATTAAAAATCAGTGGCTTGATATCGTATTCGAAGGGCGTAATAAGATATATGGTGCATATGAGTTAAGAAAATCGAACGGTAAGACGACTGTAAAGTCTCTTGTCATAGGGTCTATTATTTTTAGCTTTGCTGTTGCAGCTCCTCTTATTGCAAGTTACTTACCGGATTCCAGTGAGGACGAAATCAATACAGATATTAAGATCGCTACAGTGAAATTACCTCCTAAAAAAGAGGAAGTAAAGCCAAACCAACCGCCACCACCGCCACCACCACCAAAAGTGGATCAGGTGAAGTTTGTGAAGCCGGTTGTTGCTAAGGCAAATGAAGTTACTGAAGATCCTCCAAAAATTGAGGAACTAAAGGACAAAAAGGTAGGTGCTGAAACCATCAAAGGAGATCCGGATGCAGTTTTAACTGTTGATGAGCCAGTGGGTAAAGGACCAGTTACAGAGATCATTCAGGAAGATAACAACGTTTATAATACTGCAGGTATCGAAGTAAAACCAGATTTCCCTGGAGGAATTGAGAAATTCTACAAATTCGTAGGAAACAATTACAAGACTCCGGAAGAAGAAGGTTTAAAAGGTAAAGTTTATGTTACTTTTGTAGTTGAAAAAGACGGTTCATTAACCGACATTAAAGTTTTAAGGGATATCGGTTACGGTACAGGAGCAGAAGCAATTCGTGTTCTTAAAAAATGTCCAAAATGGACTCCCGGCGAGCAAAATGGTAAAAAAGTTAGGGT
- a CDS encoding DUF4440 domain-containing protein: protein MKKSILLLFIVLTAGTIQAQTNEEVLKMAQLKTEIIKMDSLLFTVAFNECKTDLFKKIMANDLEFYDDRSGLNASKENEIKAFLERCERPEKLTRKLNSTTVDKLGDYGAVQLGEHTFLVNGVPVGTAKFIHIWERKNNSWVVKRIVSYEHRAI from the coding sequence ATGAAAAAATCAATCTTACTGCTTTTTATTGTCCTTACAGCTGGTACAATACAGGCTCAAACGAACGAAGAGGTTCTTAAAATGGCTCAGTTGAAAACTGAAATCATCAAAATGGACAGTTTACTCTTTACTGTGGCTTTCAACGAATGCAAAACAGACCTTTTCAAGAAAATTATGGCCAACGATCTGGAGTTTTATGACGATCGTTCGGGATTAAACGCTTCTAAAGAAAATGAAATCAAAGCTTTTCTGGAAAGATGCGAGAGACCTGAAAAACTGACCCGAAAACTAAACTCAACAACCGTGGATAAACTGGGTGATTATGGTGCGGTTCAATTGGGCGAACACACATTCCTTGTCAATGGTGTCCCTGTTGGAACTGCAAAATTTATTCACATCTGGGAAAGAAAAAACAACAGCTGGGTTGTAAAACGCATTGTAAGTTATGAGCATCGGGCTATTTAA
- a CDS encoding FAD-dependent oxidoreductase gives MQTPLKIAVVGSGLVGSLLAIYLKKAGHTVHVYDRSPDIRKINFSGRSINLAMSNRGWKALDGVGVGDAVREIAIPMDKRAIHLVDKLNFQNYGQEGESIYSISRGTLNRKMIDLAEEAGAEFLFEQKIWDVTLNDATLHIGETERGEWEEKKYDMVFGADGAFSRIRHRMQRQSMFNYSQEFLNMGYKELNIPANTDASHKLDKNSFHIWPRGEYMLIALPNLDGSFTCTLFMPFEGENSFASLTDRKMVEDFFLKNFPDSIEVIPKLAEDFFKNPTSTLVTMKCFPWTYENKIALIGDACHAIVPFYGQGMNAGFEDITVLNEMIEKYGDDWKKIFSEYQISRKPNADAIAELSYRNFMEMSTKTADEKFLLQKKIEKAFSDKHPDKWIPLYSRVTFSDRPYTEALAIGDFQNIIMEEILRIENIENIWSSPEVENKILELLQK, from the coding sequence ATGCAAACTCCATTAAAAATTGCTGTTGTTGGTTCCGGATTAGTAGGATCACTTTTGGCGATTTATCTTAAAAAAGCAGGCCATACCGTTCATGTTTATGATCGTAGCCCCGATATTCGTAAAATTAATTTCTCAGGTCGTTCAATAAATTTGGCAATGTCAAACCGGGGTTGGAAGGCTCTTGATGGTGTTGGCGTTGGAGATGCCGTGCGGGAAATCGCTATTCCAATGGACAAACGTGCCATTCATTTGGTCGATAAACTCAATTTCCAGAACTATGGTCAGGAAGGCGAGTCCATTTATTCCATTTCCAGAGGAACTTTAAACCGGAAAATGATTGATCTTGCGGAAGAAGCCGGCGCAGAATTTCTTTTCGAACAAAAAATTTGGGACGTAACGTTAAACGATGCTACGTTACACATAGGTGAAACCGAAAGAGGAGAGTGGGAAGAGAAAAAATACGATATGGTTTTTGGTGCCGATGGTGCTTTCTCGAGAATACGACACAGAATGCAGCGTCAAAGCATGTTCAATTATTCACAGGAATTTTTGAATATGGGGTACAAAGAGCTAAACATCCCTGCAAATACAGATGCTTCGCATAAATTAGATAAAAACTCTTTTCATATATGGCCGCGTGGCGAGTACATGTTAATTGCACTTCCTAATCTCGATGGAAGTTTTACCTGTACTTTGTTTATGCCTTTTGAAGGAGAAAATTCATTTGCATCGCTTACAGATCGTAAAATGGTCGAAGACTTCTTTTTGAAGAATTTCCCGGACTCGATCGAAGTCATTCCGAAGCTGGCTGAAGATTTCTTTAAAAATCCGACCAGTACTTTGGTCACCATGAAATGTTTTCCATGGACATACGAAAATAAAATTGCTTTGATCGGAGATGCCTGTCATGCAATTGTTCCTTTTTACGGACAAGGTATGAATGCGGGTTTTGAAGATATCACCGTTTTAAATGAAATGATCGAAAAATACGGAGACGACTGGAAGAAGATTTTTTCCGAGTATCAAATCTCACGTAAACCCAATGCCGACGCGATTGCCGAATTGTCTTATCGAAATTTTATGGAGATGAGTACCAAAACAGCTGATGAGAAATTCTTATTGCAAAAGAAAATTGAAAAAGCATTCTCAGATAAACATCCTGATAAATGGATTCCGCTTTACAGTCGGGTAACCTTTAGCGATCGTCCGTATACTGAAGCTTTGGCGATCGGAGATTTTCAAAACATCATTATGGAGGAGATTTTACGAATAGAAAATATTGAAAACATCTGGAGCAGTCCTGAAGTAGAAAATAAAATTCTGGAATTACTCCAGAAATAA
- a CDS encoding serine hydrolase — MKINKSVFRFRVLLIGIFLFQIQIGFSQEEKNSPLYKTIMSKDSLLFNVGFNTCDVSQFENLYSDSFEFYHDKDGPSDKALFLVNLKKGLCKSVETYKARRYLVPNSTEIYPLYQKGVLYGAVQIGIHQFYEKSAGKNESLADVKEKFGSTARFTHLWILENGDWKLKRSLSYDHQETSTAGTQTDIFDNDSEIKKWLVQNNVPALGIGVINDGKLQEVKVFGELKKGVAAPYNTIWNVASLTKPITAIVALKLVSSGKWDLDEPLYKYWSDPDIANDPNTKLLTTRIVLSHQTGFPNWRHMNESGKLDFKFKPGTKYKYSGEGMEYLRKALEKKFRKSLDQLANELIFTPLKMNDTKFTWGAITDVTRYAIGYDNKGNAYEPVKNKTASAADDLLTTLEDYGTFLCSVMNSDGLSKKVYEDMTAHQVQTKKNKYFGLGFEIYDLGNDDFALSHGGADNGVQTIFMLLPKTKQGLIIFTNVDDGYKVYEKILTHYMGEKGKKIIEIETK; from the coding sequence ATGAAAATCAACAAATCCGTTTTCCGGTTCAGAGTTCTCTTAATTGGAATATTCCTTTTTCAAATCCAAATTGGATTCTCACAGGAAGAAAAAAACTCTCCATTGTACAAGACCATTATGTCGAAAGACAGCCTACTTTTTAATGTAGGCTTTAATACTTGTGATGTATCACAATTCGAAAATTTGTACAGCGACAGCTTTGAATTTTATCATGACAAAGATGGTCCTTCTGATAAGGCTCTTTTTTTAGTCAATCTCAAAAAAGGTTTGTGCAAATCGGTTGAAACTTACAAAGCCCGAAGATACCTGGTTCCAAACAGCACTGAAATTTATCCGTTGTATCAAAAAGGCGTATTGTATGGCGCTGTTCAAATAGGCATTCATCAGTTTTACGAAAAATCAGCAGGAAAAAATGAATCTCTTGCCGACGTGAAGGAGAAATTTGGCAGTACGGCACGATTTACTCATTTATGGATTTTAGAAAATGGTGATTGGAAACTTAAAAGATCTCTTAGTTACGATCATCAGGAAACCAGTACAGCGGGCACCCAAACGGATATTTTTGACAATGATTCCGAAATTAAAAAATGGCTGGTTCAGAATAATGTTCCGGCACTGGGCATTGGTGTGATCAATGATGGAAAACTACAGGAAGTAAAAGTCTTTGGTGAACTTAAAAAAGGAGTTGCTGCACCTTATAATACGATTTGGAATGTGGCCTCTCTGACTAAACCCATTACTGCCATCGTCGCTTTAAAATTAGTAAGTTCCGGAAAATGGGATCTCGACGAACCTCTTTACAAATACTGGTCGGATCCGGATATCGCAAATGATCCGAATACTAAATTATTAACGACAAGAATTGTCTTAAGCCATCAAACCGGTTTTCCGAATTGGAGACATATGAATGAATCCGGCAAATTGGATTTCAAATTCAAACCCGGAACAAAATATAAATACTCAGGAGAAGGTATGGAATATTTGCGAAAAGCTCTGGAAAAGAAATTCCGTAAATCATTGGATCAATTAGCAAATGAATTGATTTTTACACCGCTTAAAATGAATGACACCAAATTTACCTGGGGTGCCATAACAGATGTTACGAGATATGCCATTGGTTACGACAATAAAGGAAATGCTTATGAACCTGTCAAAAATAAAACGGCAAGTGCAGCCGATGATTTGCTGACAACCCTTGAAGATTACGGGACATTTCTATGCAGTGTGATGAACAGTGATGGTTTGAGCAAAAAAGTTTATGAAGACATGACAGCTCATCAGGTTCAAACCAAGAAGAACAAATACTTTGGTTTAGGTTTTGAGATTTATGATTTAGGAAATGATGATTTCGCTTTATCGCATGGCGGGGCTGACAATGGGGTTCAGACGATTTTCATGTTACTCCCAAAAACCAAACAAGGGCTAATTATTTTTACCAATGTTGATGATGGATATAAGGTTTACGAAAAAATCCTTACACATTACATGGGTGAAAAAGGGAAGAAAATAATTGAGATTGAAACCAAGTAA
- a CDS encoding helicase HerA-like domain-containing protein, with translation MNKKDNFIQDINNGYSSKGDSIVLGSAILDGEPLGEAHVKIPLKTLNRHGLIAGATGTGKTKTIQVFSEQLSNVGVPVLMMDIKGDFSGIAEEGKEEGFITERHAKINIPYNIASFPVELMSLSKQNGVRLRATVSEFGPVLFSRILDLNDTQAGVVAVIFKYCDDNKMPLLDLKDIKKVLNYITEEGKDEITANYGKISTATTGTILRKIIELEQQGGDLFFGELSFEIDDLMRIDENGKGYVNIIRLTDIQDKPKLFSTFMLSLLAEIYQQMPEKGDVTQPELVIFIDEAHLIFNEASKALLEQIETIVKLIRSKGVGIYFVTQNPMDVPSGVLAQLGLKIQHALRAFTANDRQAIKKTADNYPTSPYYKTDELLTSLGIGEALVTALNEKGVPTPLVATMMRAPMSRMDVLTSEEIEGINSKSKLVKKYLEEIDRESAYEILNKKIEDATQAAAEQEEETPAKSSKSEPSTASVVGKSVLKVVTSATFIRGVFGVLSKIFKK, from the coding sequence ATGAATAAAAAAGACAATTTCATTCAGGATATCAACAATGGCTATTCTTCAAAGGGAGATAGTATTGTTCTTGGAAGTGCCATTCTGGACGGAGAACCACTTGGAGAAGCTCATGTCAAAATTCCTCTGAAAACATTAAACCGCCACGGACTGATTGCCGGGGCAACAGGGACGGGAAAAACCAAAACGATACAGGTTTTCTCTGAGCAGCTTTCGAATGTGGGAGTTCCTGTTTTGATGATGGATATTAAAGGTGACTTTAGCGGAATCGCCGAAGAAGGTAAAGAAGAAGGTTTTATAACGGAGCGTCATGCTAAAATAAACATACCTTATAATATAGCTTCTTTTCCTGTTGAATTAATGTCACTCTCTAAACAGAACGGAGTTCGCTTAAGAGCTACTGTTTCGGAGTTTGGACCGGTGTTATTTTCCCGAATTTTAGACCTGAATGATACGCAGGCTGGTGTTGTTGCCGTCATCTTTAAATATTGTGATGATAACAAAATGCCGCTGCTTGATTTAAAAGACATTAAAAAGGTTCTTAATTATATTACCGAGGAAGGCAAAGATGAAATAACTGCTAACTACGGCAAGATCTCAACCGCAACCACGGGAACAATTCTTAGAAAGATTATAGAATTGGAGCAGCAGGGCGGTGACTTGTTCTTTGGTGAACTTTCGTTTGAAATTGATGATTTAATGCGAATTGATGAAAACGGAAAGGGCTACGTAAACATTATCCGCTTGACGGATATTCAGGATAAACCTAAATTGTTCTCGACTTTTATGCTGAGTTTACTGGCTGAAATCTATCAGCAAATGCCGGAAAAAGGAGATGTTACACAACCTGAACTGGTCATTTTTATTGATGAAGCACATTTGATTTTCAACGAAGCCAGCAAGGCTCTTCTGGAACAAATCGAAACAATCGTAAAACTAATCCGTTCTAAAGGAGTTGGAATTTATTTTGTAACTCAGAATCCAATGGATGTTCCGAGTGGTGTATTGGCGCAATTGGGTTTAAAAATTCAGCACGCACTGAGGGCTTTTACTGCTAATGACCGTCAGGCGATAAAAAAGACAGCAGACAATTATCCAACTTCTCCTTATTATAAGACGGATGAATTACTCACCAGTTTAGGAATTGGAGAGGCTTTGGTAACAGCATTAAATGAAAAGGGAGTCCCTACTCCGCTTGTAGCGACTATGATGCGTGCGCCTATGAGTCGAATGGATGTTTTAACTTCTGAAGAAATTGAAGGAATCAATAGTAAATCGAAACTCGTAAAAAAATACCTGGAGGAAATTGATCGGGAAAGTGCCTACGAAATTCTGAACAAGAAAATTGAAGACGCTACTCAGGCGGCTGCAGAACAAGAGGAAGAAACTCCGGCAAAATCATCTAAATCTGAACCAAGCACCGCTAGCGTTGTTGGTAAATCGGTTTTAAAAGTAGTTACCAGCGCTACCTTTATAAGAGGCGTCTTTGGAGTTTTATCCAAAATATTTAAAAAGTGA
- a CDS encoding MotA/TolQ/ExbB proton channel family protein, which produces MANVKVKKESTSNGGGMITGIIIVACILVGVFIWKVIMGDAANFEGGNPETGHPINTLGQVYKGGFIVPVLLGMFLMVVVFSIERFIVIGKAAGKANLDTFMKNVQGSIKEGNIEAAIASCDKQQGSVANAIKSALIKYQDVKKEGFNSEEASEVIHKEIEEATSLEMPMLEKNMTIISTLVSLGTLGGLLGTVSGMIKAFGALASAGTPDQAALATGISEALINTATGISTSILAIVSYNFFTAKIDDLTYSIDEAGTTIVNTYRRFRGSLKQ; this is translated from the coding sequence ATGGCAAACGTTAAAGTTAAAAAAGAAAGCACTTCAAACGGAGGAGGAATGATCACTGGAATCATTATTGTAGCGTGTATTTTAGTTGGGGTGTTTATTTGGAAAGTAATCATGGGAGATGCAGCTAACTTTGAAGGAGGAAATCCAGAAACAGGTCACCCTATCAATACATTAGGACAGGTTTATAAAGGAGGTTTTATCGTACCAGTATTATTAGGTATGTTTTTAATGGTTGTTGTTTTTTCTATTGAGAGATTTATCGTTATCGGTAAAGCTGCTGGTAAAGCTAACTTAGATACATTTATGAAAAATGTACAAGGAAGCATTAAAGAAGGAAACATCGAGGCTGCTATCGCTTCATGTGACAAACAACAAGGTTCAGTTGCAAACGCAATTAAATCTGCTTTGATTAAATATCAAGATGTTAAAAAAGAAGGTTTCAACAGTGAAGAAGCTTCAGAAGTAATCCACAAAGAAATCGAAGAGGCAACTTCATTAGAAATGCCAATGTTAGAAAAAAATATGACTATTATCTCTACTTTAGTATCATTAGGAACTTTAGGAGGATTATTAGGAACAGTATCTGGTATGATTAAAGCGTTTGGTGCGTTAGCTTCTGCTGGAACTCCAGACCAGGCTGCTCTTGCAACAGGTATCTCTGAGGCACTTATCAACACTGCAACAGGTATCTCTACTTCAATCTTAGCAATCGTTTCTTACAACTTCTTTACTGCTAAAATTGATGATTTAACTTACTCTATCGATGAGGCTGGTACTACAATCGTGAATACTTACAGAAGATTCAGAGGAAGTTTGAAACAATAA
- a CDS encoding ExbD/TolR family protein: MAKIKMKKKSTSTDMTAMCDVAFLLLTFFILTATAKVPEALPVDMPSSTVQSKLPDSDLAIITIGKGKDGKSKVFFDIKGREIRKRTLEGMGAKFGVTFSEDDKTKFALMDDFGVPVTNLKQIIDMKAADRVKADQPGIPIDSLDNQLKEWLLVSRRAAIDLDDKELQIAIKGDAKEQYPQIKKIMDILQDQKINSFNLVTGMRGKDF; this comes from the coding sequence ATGGCTAAAATAAAAATGAAAAAAAAGTCAACATCGACAGATATGACTGCCATGTGTGATGTTGCGTTCCTTTTGCTTACGTTCTTTATTTTGACCGCTACTGCTAAGGTGCCAGAGGCACTTCCTGTAGATATGCCTTCTTCTACTGTTCAAAGTAAATTACCAGATTCTGATTTGGCAATTATTACGATAGGTAAAGGAAAAGACGGAAAAAGCAAAGTGTTTTTTGATATCAAAGGAAGAGAGATTCGTAAAAGAACTCTTGAAGGAATGGGAGCTAAATTCGGTGTGACTTTCTCAGAAGATGATAAAACTAAATTTGCCTTAATGGACGACTTCGGTGTTCCGGTAACAAATTTAAAGCAAATCATCGATATGAAAGCGGCGGATAGAGTAAAAGCTGATCAACCTGGTATTCCAATCGATTCTTTAGACAATCAATTAAAAGAGTGGCTTTTAGTTTCAAGAAGAGCTGCAATTGACCTTGATGACAAAGAATTGCAAATTGCAATCAAAGGAGATGCTAAAGAACAATATCCACAAATCAAAAAGATTATGGATATTTTACAAGATCAGAAAATCAATTCCTTTAACTTAGTTACAGGTATGAGAGGAAAAGACTTTTAA
- a CDS encoding ExbD/TolR family protein, with translation MAELNTGDGGGGKGGKVRSKKQNSKVDLTAMVDLAFLLITFFMLTTSLSKPQSMDLSLPNKDEDPTKNKDIKVDENRTMTVMLGENNKMVYYMGLLATPIAGPKDIAYGKDGIRREVLKRKKSVLEYSTALGKPKNGIIVIIKPTKKSTYRNLVDMLDEMAITGVDTYAIVPEFSPEETKLIDSK, from the coding sequence ATGGCTGAATTAAATACCGGCGACGGTGGTGGCGGAAAAGGTGGCAAAGTAAGAAGTAAAAAGCAGAATTCGAAAGTCGATTTAACGGCGATGGTAGATTTGGCATTCTTATTGATCACGTTCTTTATGTTAACCACATCGTTGTCAAAACCTCAATCGATGGATCTGTCGTTGCCAAATAAAGATGAAGATCCTACCAAGAATAAAGATATCAAGGTAGATGAGAACCGTACGATGACTGTGATGCTAGGTGAGAATAATAAAATGGTTTATTATATGGGATTGCTTGCAACTCCAATTGCTGGACCAAAAGATATCGCATATGGTAAGGATGGAATTCGTAGAGAAGTTCTTAAAAGAAAGAAATCGGTTTTAGAATATTCTACAGCTTTAGGGAAACCTAAAAATGGGATTATCGTGATCATTAAGCCAACTAAAAAATCAACTTACCGCAATTTAGTTGATATGTTGGATGAGATGGCTATTACAGGAGTAGATACGTATGCAATTGTTCCTGAATTTAGTCCTGAAGAAACTAAATTGATAGATAGTAAATAA
- a CDS encoding helix-turn-helix domain-containing protein produces the protein MNLYSEYYVSEKSERFVTKIWCLDNGNGKTTVENKLVLPNGCFNLAIISGASIEVHTSKRKYEMNEGFYFCSQMTNKVLVNIRPKTKVTIIQLQTWTLSMFPQYDLSTFIDSIIEIDPAELPFTSKIKNNLNLDIPSLLMMLNVYFEELNFTNPNKNTIESICEIIRRHNEEISVSEIGEILKVSQRLLQMKFKTATGLTIKKYIQILKFRKSVDQMVHSNPEKLSLTEVALYNKYFDQSHFIKQFKGVMKTTPKTFNSSLYFLSKKR, from the coding sequence ATGAATCTCTATTCGGAATATTACGTAAGCGAGAAAAGCGAGCGGTTTGTTACCAAAATCTGGTGTCTGGATAATGGCAATGGAAAAACGACTGTTGAAAACAAACTCGTTTTGCCTAATGGCTGTTTTAATCTGGCAATTATTTCGGGAGCATCCATAGAAGTACATACCAGTAAGCGAAAATATGAAATGAACGAAGGATTTTACTTTTGTTCGCAAATGACGAACAAAGTTTTGGTCAACATAAGACCTAAGACCAAAGTAACTATCATTCAATTGCAAACCTGGACACTTTCGATGTTTCCTCAGTACGATCTAAGTACTTTTATTGATTCTATTATTGAAATCGATCCTGCCGAATTGCCTTTTACCTCTAAAATAAAAAACAACTTAAATCTTGACATTCCCTCATTATTGATGATGCTGAATGTCTATTTTGAAGAATTAAACTTCACCAATCCGAATAAAAATACCATCGAAAGCATCTGCGAAATCATCAGACGTCACAACGAAGAAATTTCGGTTTCGGAAATTGGGGAGATTTTAAAGGTCTCTCAGCGGTTGTTGCAGATGAAGTTTAAAACAGCGACAGGACTTACGATTAAAAAATACATTCAGATTTTAAAATTCAGAAAATCAGTGGATCAAATGGTGCATTCGAATCCTGAAAAACTCAGTCTGACAGAGGTTGCGCTTTACAATAAGTATTTTGACCAGTCTCATTTTATAAAACAATTTAAAGGAGTTATGAAAACAACTCCAAAAACATTCAACTCCAGTTTGTACTTTCTTTCTAAAAAAAGATAA
- a CDS encoding serine hydrolase → MQKPIKLVVLSVLFLFFALNISSAQDKAKQIDQLLSTYNQYGQFNGSVLVAENGKVIFKKGFGSANMEWDIPNQADTKFRLGSITKQFTAFLILKLVDDGKLKLDVPISTYLPDYPKETGDLITLHHLLTHTSGIPNYTATPNFLRDKSRNPYTPEDFVKTFNKLPLEFKPGEKFNYSNSGYFLLGYIIEKVTGKTYEQYLQETILTPLKMANSGFDHSEVILKNRAAGYEKQGKNFVNSSFIDMSIPYAAGSLYSTVEDLYLWDQALYTTKLLSEKSMESFFKPYIKAWGDFYSYGWFITEASNGNKDKLKVTEHGGGINGFNTLISRVPADKILVVLLNNTGNTVLGEMNTAIRAILYNQPYKPARKSLAVDLLDVFSTKGVTAGIDTYKKFKNDPTFVIKENDMNEAGYQLLQSGKKKEAIEIFKINAETFPKSGNVYDSLGEAYLADGDKKLAIVNYSKSVELDPSNENGKKVLEEISKNKTK, encoded by the coding sequence ATGCAAAAACCAATCAAACTAGTTGTTCTTAGCGTTCTTTTTCTATTTTTCGCTCTGAACATTTCTTCCGCACAGGATAAAGCCAAACAAATTGACCAATTGTTAAGTACCTACAATCAATACGGTCAATTTAATGGTTCGGTACTGGTTGCCGAAAATGGAAAGGTAATTTTTAAAAAAGGCTTTGGTTCAGCCAATATGGAATGGGATATTCCGAATCAGGCTGATACCAAATTCAGACTAGGCTCGATCACCAAGCAATTTACCGCTTTTTTGATCTTAAAATTAGTGGATGACGGAAAACTAAAACTGGACGTCCCTATCAGTACTTACTTACCGGATTACCCTAAAGAAACCGGAGATCTAATAACGCTTCATCATTTACTAACCCATACTTCGGGAATTCCAAATTATACGGCCACACCAAATTTTCTTAGAGATAAAAGCCGCAATCCTTATACTCCGGAAGACTTTGTAAAAACATTTAATAAACTTCCTCTGGAATTCAAACCGGGTGAAAAATTCAATTATAGTAATTCAGGATATTTCCTTCTGGGATATATTATCGAAAAAGTTACCGGTAAAACCTACGAGCAATATTTGCAGGAAACTATTCTTACTCCTTTAAAAATGGCAAACAGTGGTTTTGATCATAGTGAAGTTATTCTTAAAAACAGAGCAGCGGGTTATGAAAAACAAGGCAAAAATTTTGTCAATTCTTCTTTCATTGACATGAGTATTCCCTATGCGGCGGGATCTTTATATTCTACTGTCGAAGATTTATATTTATGGGATCAGGCACTTTATACGACTAAATTGCTTTCAGAAAAATCTATGGAGTCATTTTTTAAACCTTACATAAAAGCCTGGGGGGATTTTTACAGTTACGGCTGGTTTATTACGGAAGCTAGTAATGGCAATAAGGACAAACTAAAAGTCACAGAGCACGGTGGAGGAATCAACGGATTTAACACGCTCATTTCACGTGTGCCTGCTGATAAAATTCTAGTGGTGTTACTTAACAATACTGGCAATACTGTTTTGGGCGAAATGAACACTGCTATTCGTGCTATTTTGTACAACCAGCCTTATAAACCTGCCCGAAAATCGTTGGCTGTTGATTTATTGGATGTTTTCTCTACCAAAGGTGTCACAGCCGGAATTGATACTTATAAAAAGTTCAAGAACGATCCAACATTCGTTATTAAAGAAAACGACATGAACGAAGCCGGTTATCAATTACTGCAAAGTGGAAAAAAGAAAGAAGCTATTGAAATTTTTAAAATTAATGCGGAGACTTTTCCGAAATCCGGAAATGTGTACGATAGTTTAGGAGAAGCTTATTTGGCTGATGGAGATAAAAAACTGGCGATTGTCAATTATTCCAAATCAGTTGAACTGGATCCTTCAAATGAAAACGGAAAAAAAGTATTAGAAGAAATTTCTAAAAACAAAACGAAATAA